GATAAATGCTCGGCATGATGGGATTTCCTACTATCAAGCAATCACTGGGATCAGGAAATTTGGCGGGGTTTATTCTCTGGTTTTCTAAGGTTAATTCTAGGTAAAAAATTGAAGGCGCCATCGATATGGTATGTTTTTCAATTAAGTAAGAACCATCGCTATCTTGTAAGGCACAAAAAGGTACTAAAAATAGAAAATCTTGGGGAATAAAAATCACTCTACTTTCGGGATTGCTGGGCAGTAAATCTGCAATCGGTTGAATAAGAAACTGATACAAATAGTGAAGGGGTGGGTGGCAGAAAATATCCGGTATAATTGGGCTTTTTGCGTTGATGCTTTCTCGCAAACTGCGGACTAAAGTTGAAAGAAGAATTTTGTTGGTTTCTGCTTTGAGGTTGACTTTGCGGAAGGTGATGTCGCCGCTGGGTTTAACGAGCCAAATAAATAAGGCTTCTGCGTAGGCAAAATGGTCATCAAATGGTAGCCGGTAGCCGGATAATTGACTGATTTGGTTATCGTTATAAATAATCGAATATTCTACTAAAGTAGCATTGAAAGTTTTAGCAACTTTTTGGATGCGGGCCAGGTCGGGGGGAGTGTTAGAGTGGGGAAATTTGGGTTCAATTCCTAAGCGGGTGATGAATAAATTTTTCAAGGCTCGATAGCGGCCTTGTTCTGCGACTTCTAGGGCGTTTTGAATGCGGTTTTGGGCAATTAAAACTTTTTGAAACCCCCGGTAAATATCAGGGGGCTGGTCTTGGCCATATAAATTCATGGGATAAGACGATTGCAAAGTTTAGATTTTTAAGGTGGTGAAAGAAAAAAAGAGTTGGAGCCATAAAAAAAGCTTTTTTATTTTTCTTCTTTTAGCAGGGATTGAGAAGAAATAAAGCCTGTTTTTCTGTTTTTTTGATAACAAAACCCTATTTTTTGCCAGAGAAACCGGCTTTTTGAAAGCGAAGGGTTAAAAGAGCAATTGCAATAAAACGCTGCCTAAGACGTTAATGATGTTACCGCCGCCGCCGGTGTTGCCAGAGGCTCTTGCTTGATAGGCTTCAATTTGTTTGACTAGCATTTCTGAGGTTTGAGTGCCGTTGGGGTTGTTTTGGGCGGTGTAGAGGGTGCCGGCATATTGAGCATCTTGGAGTGCGCCGGTATAGTCGCCCATTTCTGCGCGGGAGGCAGAACGACCGAGGTAAGCGGGGGCAAAATCGGGTTTGATGGTGAGGGCTTCGTTAAAATAGGCGATGGCTCCGGGGTAATTTTTGCGTTTTCCTTCTTCCATACCCCACTGGTAGAGGTTTTCGAGTCTGCCTTGGTATTCACCGAGGCCGGTGGTGCCTCGGACGCTTGCACCGGCCAAGATGACGTTGGTGGTGTCTGCACCCTCTAACATTGCATCCCTGAGATCGGCTCCCGTGAGGTTTGCGCCGCGTAAATTAGCTCCTGATAAGTTTGCCCCGTATAAACTGGCATTTCGCAAGTCGGCACCGGAAAGATCGGCTCCGCTGAGGTCAGCACGGCTGAGATTGGCGCGGTTTAGATTTGCACCGGCCAAGTTTGAGCCGGCTAAGTTGGCAAGAACCAAGCCGGCGCCGCTGAGTTCACATTTTTGGCACTGTTTTGTGGCAAGTAGCTGTCGGGTGTGGTCGAGGTTTTCCGCGCTGGCAACAGGGGCAAAAAGTGAGCCGCAGAGCAGCACTACACTGGCTAGGATTCTCGCTTTGATCATGGCTTTTAACACTGGTGAGGTGCGAGGCTATTTTCTACAGCACTTACGCAGGTAAGGTCAAAAACCCGGTTTTTACGTCTCTATCGATACGGAAACGATCCACTATTTTTAAGATAAACCGGGTTTTGTTGCGTAAGTCTTCTTTTAGCTATCTTAAGCGATTATGCCGGTGTAGCGCTAGCACTTATGGGGTTTTTGGGGCTGGGTTTTGCAGTTCGGTGATGCGGTTCATGGCATCTTGGTAATCTTGGGTTTTGCCTTGTTTTTTATAAATGTCGGCGGCTTTTTGAAAATCGGCAATGGCTTCGGTAGATTGTTCGAGGGCGGCGTGGGCTAGTCCTCGGTTGTAATAGGCGTTGGCGTTTTCACCATCGAGTTTTAAAGCTTGGTTATAATCTTCAATGGCTTTGGGGTAGTTTTTCAATTCTGCATAGACGGTGCCTCGATTGTTGTAGGCAAAGGTGTTGTCTGGGGCGATGCGAATGGCGGTGGTATAGTCTTCGATGGCTTTGTCATTTTCTTCTAGCAAATCAAAGGCTAAACCTCGAAAGTAGTGGGTTTCGGGGTTATTTGGTTGAATTTTGAGGCTTTCGTTAAAGTCGGTAATGGCGCCTTGAAAATCTTGGCGTTCCATTTTTTGCAAGCCTTGGTTAAATAAATCGACTGCTTTGGGTGAAGTTTCGGTGGCGGGGGTGTTTTGGGCAAGGCTTAGTGGGGTACTTTGGGCTATGGCTGGGACGGCTGCCCCGCCTAAGAGAGTGGCAAGGCTGAAGATGGCGAGGCTTTTGTTAATTCGGTTCATTGGTTTACCTGAAATGTGACAATTCAGCACAAAGGGTGCTTCCAAAACTATCTACTAGGAACGCCTTCCTCACCGGCCCTGTTCCTGAATTTATTTGCGGGGTTTGGACTGGTATGAGTGGCTGCTATTCAGGCTAACATTTTTGCTTCGTGGGCTTCTCTTGCCGCCCAGCCCTCTCGAAGAAAGGGCGGTAAGGCGAATCTCTCCCCTTGTAAAAAGAGGCGTTTAGGGGAGAGCAGTTTTAGGTGCGTGCAGTGGGTTGGGGTTGGGGTAAGCTCGGCCTCGGTTGGTATGGCATGGGGAGATATTGAACGCTTGGCCGGCCTCCTTGCGGTTGCGGATATAAATCCATCAGTTTATAAATAGACATCGGCAATCCTACGGTGATTGGTAGGCCGAGTTGTTTTGCTTCTTCTACGGTAATTGGACAGTCGTGAGTGATTTGGCCGGTGGTGAGGGTGTCAATAATACGGTCGATGTTTTCGGGGTTGATTTTTTGTTTGGGAAAGTTATCTTCTAACAAGGTGCGAACAAATCGCTGGACTTGTTTGATGGCTTTGCCAGATAAGTCTGCCATGATCAATGTTTGGTCGTCTATTTCGCCGATGGGTTTTTTTTCTACGACTTTGAGAATGCTGGCGGCGGCAAAGTTACCAAGTTGCGGATCAACCGGCCCTAAAACAGCGTTTTCATCCATGATAATTTCATCGGCTGCTAGGGCCAGCATTGTACCTCCACTCATGGCATAGTGAGGTACATAAACGGTGACTTTTGCTTTGTGACGTATTAGGGCGCGAGCGATTTGTTCGGTAGCGAGAACTAAACCGCCAGGGGTATGCAATATTAAATCAATTGGTACGTCGGGCGGTGTCAGACGTATGGCTCGCAAAACTTCTTCTGAGTCTTCGATGCTGATATACCTAGAAACCGGTATGCCTAAAAGATTGATTGATTCTTGGCGGTGAATTAATAAGATGACGCGGCTGTTTTTCTGCTGTTCAAATTCTCTGAGGGTTTGAATGCGGCGCATTGCAACCATTCGTTTTTGCCAGGCCGGTTGAAGCGAAGCAAAGGCAAGAAATACCCAAAAAAGGTCAAAAAAACTAAAGGACATAGAGATATTTGTTGATGGCTAGATTTCTTTTAATTTTGCCTTTTTCAATGGGTTAACTCATCCACCTTTAGGACGATCCAAAGGATGAAATAGGGTCTGATGGAGGCGAAAATTTAACCTAAAAATCTCTTTAATGGCTGAGGAAAGTGCAGGTGAATATAAAGCCGGGGACGGTTTAAGTAAAAATCCTAGCAACCTTTGCAAAAACTCGGAAACTTAAAAAGCATTGGCAGTTTGAGTACATCTTAAAGAAAAATGCAGCCAACGATAGCTGCATCTTTCCTAAACTTTGGTAGGAGTTTTTTTGTTTTTTTTGGGCTTAGGGCGTTTGAGGTTATATTTAAGGCGGTAGCGGACAGCTTCGTGAACAACTTTATAGGAAGCGTCTATACCGCATTCTTGGTTTAGCCACATTTTAATCTCGCCGTAACTTTCAAAAGAGGGAGTTTCTTGCAGGCGTTTTTGCAAACGATCCATGATTTCTTTAGGGATGGCCGGTTTTCTGCCTTGGCTTTTTTTGACTTCTAGCAAACCGTCCAGGCCGTCGCTTCTGTATTTTTGTAACCAGCGTTGCAGGGTGACACGATTTCTACCTAGGGCCACTGCTAATTCTTGCACGGTTTTGACTTGCCCAATTTTGAGCAGGTAAAGTGCTTGGACTCGTTCTTTTCCTTGGGCGGTTTTTTGTTGGTTGAGCAGGGTTTTCAGGTGTTCGCGGGTTTCTGTGATATTGAGGTTGAGAACTCCGGTCATGCTAGTTATTAGTTGAGATTGCTTTATTTTATGATGCACTAAAATAGTGATTTTGATTGAATTGTTTTGAGAAATTCTATAAAAACTCCAATTCGTGCCGTTTGGGAATGTATAGTTTTGTTAATAAAATCTAACTCTGCATCGCGATAATAATCTCTCACCCACCGGCGCTACAAGGCGAGGCGACAAGAGGCGAAGGGATAAACAATAGTTTTGCCGCCTCTATCAAGTAGGGGAAGAAGTTATGGGCTTTAGGTTTCAACGGGCGGGCGCCCTTGAACGGATAAACTAGGATCTATGAATTATTTAGACGTGCTTTTAAAATGGATGTCCTAGAGTTGAAATTTTTATTGGAGTTGTTGGGGGAGGCGGATTATCGGGCACCGGCCAGCAAAATTAAACCAAACCCCCAATCTAAAGCCAGCGAACGGGATAATATCTGCCGCCGGCTTTCTGAGCGTGATTTGGTGGGCTATAGTGTGGAAGTAACGCGGTTGGCTATTGCCCCTCCGGGTAAGTCTTTGTTGAAGTTGGAGATGGCGGGTTTGCCGGTGACGGCGGAAGAGTTGCTGGTTTTGCAAGCTTGTGCGAATGAGGAAATTTCGCCTACCCAAACCGGCATTGTTGCAGAACTTCAGCAGCCTGTTATTCAAGGTTTAGCTCAACGGGGTTTAATTCGGGCTGTTAAAACGCAAATTAATGAAATTTGGTTGACAGAACGCGGCCAAGAATTTTTGCTCAATGAATGTAACCCTACGGGAACAAGCCCAGTTATTAGTTTAAATGGTTTGGCAAATTATTTGCGTTTTTTTCGCAAAGCGTTACGGGATGTGGGTGTAGTTGAAAAAGCTGTAAGTAAGCTATCTCAAGGAAAAACTGCTGCCGAACTTATACTTAATGATGATGATATTTTGCAAATTATCCAAGATTTAGACCGGCAATTAGGAACGGATAATTATTTGCCGATTTTTCAGTTGCGGTCAAAATTGCAACCGCCTTTAACGCGGGATGAGTTGGATCGGGCGCTTTATCGTTTGCAACGAAATGACAAAATAGAATTGAGTTCTTTGCAAGAAGCTATTGCCTATAGTCAAGAACAAATTGAGGCCGGTATTGCTCAAGATGTCGGCGGGCCGCTATTTTTTATTATTGTAATTTAAGCGGTGGTGCTCTGCCCCTACCAGTCATCAATCAGTAATCATCCACTATCAATCACTAATTACCATGCCATCTATTGATCAAATCATCCAAAGAGAACCTAATCCTTTTGA
This genomic window from Ancylothrix sp. D3o contains:
- a CDS encoding CHAT domain-containing protein: MNLYGQDQPPDIYRGFQKVLIAQNRIQNALEVAEQGRYRALKNLFITRLGIEPKFPHSNTPPDLARIQKVAKTFNATLVEYSIIYNDNQISQLSGYRLPFDDHFAYAEALFIWLVKPSGDITFRKVNLKAETNKILLSTLVRSLRESINAKSPIIPDIFCHPPLHYLYQFLIQPIADLLPSNPESRVIFIPQDFLFLVPFCALQDSDGSYLIEKHTISMAPSIFYLELTLENQRINPAKFPDPSDCLIVGNPIMPSIYRPIDELDASLSALPNAEIEALQVAELLETEALIGLDATKTTVLTKITTSQIIHFATHILGEDKGGLAGAIALTPSPNDGFLRLFEILQQKINAELVVLSGYDTTHGKLWGDGVVMITSGFLGSGALSLILSLWQNNFDKPPSLIKDFYHNWLQTGDKALSLRNAMLATMKEYPQPQNWAWLVLIGHP
- a CDS encoding pentapeptide repeat-containing protein, giving the protein MIKARILASVVLLCGSLFAPVASAENLDHTRQLLATKQCQKCELSGAGLVLANLAGSNLAGANLNRANLSRADLSGADLSGADLRNASLYGANLSGANLRGANLTGADLRDAMLEGADTTNVILAGASVRGTTGLGEYQGRLENLYQWGMEEGKRKNYPGAIAYFNEALTIKPDFAPAYLGRSASRAEMGDYTGALQDAQYAGTLYTAQNNPNGTQTSEMLVKQIEAYQARASGNTGGGGNIINVLGSVLLQLLF
- a CDS encoding tetratricopeptide repeat protein, with protein sequence MNRINKSLAIFSLATLLGGAAVPAIAQSTPLSLAQNTPATETSPKAVDLFNQGLQKMERQDFQGAITDFNESLKIQPNNPETHYFRGLAFDLLEENDKAIEDYTTAIRIAPDNTFAYNNRGTVYAELKNYPKAIEDYNQALKLDGENANAYYNRGLAHAALEQSTEAIADFQKAADIYKKQGKTQDYQDAMNRITELQNPAPKTP
- a CDS encoding ATP-dependent Clp protease proteolytic subunit, yielding MSFSFFDLFWVFLAFASLQPAWQKRMVAMRRIQTLREFEQQKNSRVILLIHRQESINLLGIPVSRYISIEDSEEVLRAIRLTPPDVPIDLILHTPGGLVLATEQIARALIRHKAKVTVYVPHYAMSGGTMLALAADEIIMDENAVLGPVDPQLGNFAAASILKVVEKKPIGEIDDQTLIMADLSGKAIKQVQRFVRTLLEDNFPKQKINPENIDRIIDTLTTGQITHDCPITVEEAKQLGLPITVGLPMSIYKLMDLYPQPQGGRPSVQYLPMPYQPRPSLPQPQPTART
- a CDS encoding helix-turn-helix domain-containing protein translates to MTGVLNLNITETREHLKTLLNQQKTAQGKERVQALYLLKIGQVKTVQELAVALGRNRVTLQRWLQKYRSDGLDGLLEVKKSQGRKPAIPKEIMDRLQKRLQETPSFESYGEIKMWLNQECGIDASYKVVHEAVRYRLKYNLKRPKPKKNKKTPTKV